A region from the Paludicola sp. MB14-C6 genome encodes:
- a CDS encoding threonine/serine exporter family protein, with amino-acid sequence MNTIIIFIATFLGCVGFSIMFNLRGKINLLASFGGVIGYAVFLLFSFTQNDIMQYFLATIAIEIYAEILARVFKQPVTIFLIVALLPLVPGGGIYYTMEYCINGNIGMFIEEGLHTFFIAGSLVGGIIVVSSVVRLIDRVKHHIHTTVKV; translated from the coding sequence CAATTATTATATTTATCGCTACGTTTCTTGGATGTGTTGGCTTTTCTATTATGTTTAATTTACGAGGGAAAATCAATCTCTTAGCGTCTTTTGGTGGTGTAATTGGATATGCTGTTTTTTTATTGTTTAGTTTCACCCAAAATGATATCATGCAGTATTTTTTAGCAACCATTGCAATAGAAATTTATGCTGAAATTTTAGCAAGAGTATTTAAACAACCGGTAACAATTTTTCTAATTGTAGCCTTACTTCCATTAGTACCCGGCGGTGGAATTTACTATACAATGGAGTATTGCATCAATGGTAATATTGGTATGTTTATCGAAGAAGGTTTACATACATTCTTTATTGCAGGTTCTTTAGTAGGCGGGATTATCGTAGTTTCTTCCGTTGTTCGCTTAATAGATCGGGTTAAACACCATATTCATACAACGGTAAAAGTATAA